A part of Armatimonadota bacterium genomic DNA contains:
- the csm5 gene encoding type III-A CRISPR-associated RAMP protein Csm5, translating into MMPRLASTTTYTVQCLSPVHVGTEERLGGHDFLVLRGTLYRVDAARLLVELEQAREARDRYLSGGLAQIAQWLQQGDRLRRLSVYSCPVPRDPRRGEDLRPFLADPLGRPYVPGTELKGAVRTAVLWQRILQAGGRSELARRAGRTKNRRGGVEDVRDRRFAGEWLEETVLGEDPRQDTFRVLRVRDSTPAPAAALRAYPVVVAVRQSPGLGLMESPRQGSQPSRYTQDVGRAVASFCECLHDGVELRVPVEVDRFLLESHDRWGTDAAFLESWPEACNAFARSVAEQERQWWTQAGSAVPPSLRQLADTVTRFYTELLRRLQSPPPGHVVLNLGWGGGWRTKTVTELFGEDVVQQLVRRYRLDRGSGSRPFPKTRKVAWVQRDRFLPMGWVVLIPG; encoded by the coding sequence ATGATGCCGCGCCTCGCCAGCACCACCACGTACACCGTGCAGTGTCTGTCCCCGGTCCACGTGGGCACAGAGGAGCGGTTGGGAGGCCACGACTTCCTCGTGCTCCGGGGCACCCTGTACCGTGTCGACGCGGCTCGACTGCTCGTCGAACTGGAGCAGGCGCGGGAAGCCCGCGACCGCTATTTGTCGGGAGGCCTCGCGCAGATCGCCCAGTGGCTGCAGCAGGGTGACCGGCTCCGCCGCCTCAGCGTGTACAGCTGCCCGGTGCCGAGAGACCCACGGCGGGGGGAGGATCTGCGCCCCTTCCTGGCCGACCCCCTCGGCCGCCCGTACGTCCCGGGCACCGAGCTCAAGGGCGCCGTCCGCACGGCGGTCCTGTGGCAGCGGATCTTACAGGCGGGCGGCAGGAGCGAACTCGCTCGGCGGGCGGGCCGCACTAAGAACAGGCGGGGCGGGGTGGAAGACGTGCGAGACCGTCGTTTCGCCGGCGAGTGGCTGGAGGAGACCGTGCTGGGCGAAGACCCTCGCCAGGACACCTTCCGCGTCCTCCGCGTCCGTGACTCTACCCCTGCGCCTGCAGCGGCTCTGCGGGCCTACCCGGTGGTGGTGGCTGTCCGGCAGAGCCCTGGCCTCGGCCTGATGGAGTCGCCCCGGCAGGGCAGTCAACCGAGCCGGTACACCCAGGACGTCGGGCGCGCGGTGGCGAGCTTCTGCGAGTGCCTCCACGACGGGGTTGAGCTGCGCGTCCCAGTGGAGGTGGACAGATTCCTCCTTGAGAGCCACGACAGGTGGGGGACAGACGCAGCCTTCCTGGAAAGCTGGCCGGAGGCGTGCAACGCCTTCGCCCGCTCGGTGGCGGAGCAAGAGCGCCAGTGGTGGACACAGGCGGGTAGCGCCGTCCCGCCGTCCCTGCGGCAACTCGCGGACACTGTAACCCGCTTTTACACCGAGCTCCTCAGGCGTCTTCAGAGTCCCCCTCCGGGGCACGTGGTCCTGAACCTCGGGTGGGGCGGCGGGTGGCGCACCAAGACCGTGACGGAACTGTTCGGGGAGGACGTGGTGCAGCAACTCGTACGCCGCTACCGACTGGACCGTGGGAGTGGCAGCCGGCCGTTCCCTAAGACCCGCAAGGTCGCCTGGGTCCAGCGGGACCGGTTCCTTCCCATGGGCTGGGTGGTGCTGATTCCCGGTTGA
- a CDS encoding TIGR02710 family CRISPR-associated CARF protein, whose translation MVSMATALILTVGTTADPLVKAVEEHLRQDPDLVVFLLYGRPFPGQDPSPFDVAQQVRSRAAQLGVRAEPREVTDPENLDVCLEAAREVLREAAGNDQVIVNFTGGTKPLSAAVVHAALTEPIAGSLVMEYTGGERRDSAGRVVSGAMRVRPNERTATEETTRQVLELLRRFAYREARYLASRLPEAGRAGFIKRCVDALYKWDEFDYEASRELLWRHYEVARALGDVGKLAPLAHLVQRLVEPADRLVGASRQLRQLQDGRATDWPQPEDVALLTADTLENAARRLTEERFTDTVLRAYRAVETAVQARLLAHRVNPWRPEWDRLDPGLRSRYQLALEGRNLPRELALTTGLRLVEILEGPLPETLTELLRDIQFNRNRSYLEHGYHRVQAGDARRLLDHAAEVCAHLLQADLVGLRERVTHSV comes from the coding sequence ATGGTGTCCATGGCCACCGCGCTGATTTTGACCGTCGGTACGACCGCGGACCCCCTCGTGAAGGCCGTCGAAGAACACCTTCGGCAGGACCCCGACCTTGTGGTCTTTCTTCTCTACGGGAGACCTTTCCCGGGGCAGGATCCCTCGCCATTCGATGTGGCGCAGCAGGTCAGAAGCCGGGCAGCGCAGCTGGGTGTGCGCGCGGAGCCGCGGGAGGTGACCGACCCTGAAAACCTCGACGTGTGCCTGGAGGCGGCACGAGAGGTCCTGAGGGAGGCTGCGGGCAATGATCAAGTTATCGTGAACTTCACCGGAGGTACCAAACCGCTGTCTGCCGCGGTGGTCCATGCGGCGCTCACCGAGCCCATCGCGGGCAGCCTGGTGATGGAGTATACGGGGGGAGAGCGGCGGGACTCCGCCGGGCGCGTGGTCAGCGGGGCCATGCGCGTGCGGCCCAACGAGCGCACCGCCACCGAGGAGACCACCCGGCAGGTGCTGGAGCTCCTGCGCAGATTCGCCTACCGGGAGGCTCGCTACCTGGCCAGCCGCCTGCCGGAGGCGGGGCGGGCCGGCTTCATCAAGAGGTGCGTGGACGCTCTGTACAAGTGGGACGAATTCGACTACGAGGCGTCCAGGGAATTGCTCTGGAGGCACTACGAGGTAGCCCGCGCGCTCGGCGACGTCGGGAAGCTGGCACCCCTTGCCCACCTGGTCCAGCGCCTGGTGGAACCTGCCGACCGGTTGGTAGGCGCGTCCCGACAGCTGCGACAGTTGCAGGATGGTCGGGCCACGGACTGGCCGCAGCCAGAAGACGTGGCCCTACTTACGGCAGACACCCTGGAGAACGCCGCCCGACGCCTAACGGAGGAGAGGTTCACGGACACCGTCCTACGGGCATACCGGGCGGTGGAGACCGCCGTGCAGGCACGCCTGCTGGCACACCGGGTCAACCCCTGGCGGCCCGAGTGGGACCGGCTGGATCCGGGACTGCGAAGCCGGTACCAGCTCGCGCTGGAGGGTCGGAACTTGCCCCGCGAACTCGCGCTCACAACCGGCCTGCGCCTGGTAGAAATCCTCGAGGGGCCGCTCCCGGAAACCCTCACGGAGTTGCTCCGCGACATCCAGTTCAACCGCAACCGCAGCTACCTGGAACACGGTTACCACCGGGTGCAGGCAGGTGACGCCCGGCGGCTGCTCGACCACGCGGCCGAGGTGTGCGCGCACCTGTTACAAGCGGACTTGGTCGGCCTCAGGGAGCGGGTGACGCACAGCGTCTAG
- the cas1 gene encoding CRISPR-associated endonuclease Cas1 produces the protein MAALYVVEQGAVVQKEGERLVVRKDGRSLANVPVFKVDSVVVFGGVQVSTQAMALLLARGVELAFMSMDGRLKGRLMPVESRNVLLRLQQYERYHDPAFRLELARAVVRGKLLNARALILRYQRNHPDAPLDEPLGALEDSLARIDSAGDLDSLRGMEGRGTAAYFTAFARMVTGELRFSGRSRRPPGDPVNALLSLGYSLLTQEMFGAIAARGFDPYLGFFHDVRYGRPALALDLVEEFRAPVVDRMVLALVNRRVFGPADFEEGTEGGVFLTKDAFRRFLAAYEDRLGGSGPASMEGNWRVAFREQVGRLVGAIRWGEAYEPVQITG, from the coding sequence ATGGCAGCCCTCTACGTGGTGGAACAGGGGGCGGTGGTGCAGAAAGAGGGAGAGCGGCTTGTGGTACGTAAGGACGGCCGCTCACTGGCCAATGTGCCCGTCTTCAAGGTGGACTCGGTTGTGGTGTTCGGCGGCGTCCAGGTGTCGACGCAGGCGATGGCTCTGCTGCTCGCCCGCGGGGTCGAGCTGGCTTTCATGAGCATGGACGGCCGGCTCAAGGGGCGCCTGATGCCCGTGGAGTCCCGTAATGTGCTCCTCCGGTTGCAGCAGTACGAACGCTACCACGACCCCGCCTTTCGACTGGAACTAGCCCGGGCAGTGGTCCGAGGCAAACTCCTGAACGCTCGGGCTTTGATTCTGCGCTACCAGCGCAACCACCCCGACGCACCCCTGGATGAGCCGCTGGGCGCGCTGGAAGACAGTCTGGCTCGAATAGATTCCGCAGGCGATCTCGACTCTCTTCGCGGGATGGAGGGCCGGGGGACCGCTGCCTACTTCACCGCTTTTGCGCGCATGGTCACCGGAGAGCTCAGATTCTCCGGTCGCAGCCGTCGCCCACCGGGTGATCCGGTGAACGCGCTGCTTTCACTCGGCTACAGTCTGCTAACCCAGGAGATGTTCGGGGCCATTGCAGCCCGGGGATTCGACCCGTACCTGGGATTCTTCCACGACGTGCGCTACGGCCGCCCGGCCCTGGCGCTGGACCTGGTGGAGGAGTTCAGGGCGCCGGTGGTTGATCGGATGGTGCTGGCCCTTGTGAACCGCCGGGTGTTTGGACCCGCGGACTTCGAGGAGGGAACGGAAGGTGGGGTGTTCCTCACGAAAGACGCCTTTCGCAGGTTTCTTGCGGCCTACGAAGACCGTCTCGGCGGATCCGGACCCGCGAGCATGGAAGGCAACTGGCGGGTTGCCTTTCGAGAGCAGGTGGGACGACTGGTGGGAGCGATCCGCTGGGGGGAAGCGTATGAGCCTGTGCAGATAACAGGCTGA
- the cas2 gene encoding CRISPR-associated endonuclease Cas2: MPYVVVAYDIRDDARRLRVAKVLKNALERVQKSVFEGEVELDRLEIVEAKARRHMDERQDSLRVYLLCARCVQTIRAYGISPMVEDPDVLIV; this comes from the coding sequence GTGCCCTACGTGGTCGTTGCCTACGATATCCGAGACGACGCACGCCGGCTGCGCGTGGCGAAGGTGCTCAAGAACGCCCTGGAGCGCGTGCAAAAGAGCGTGTTCGAAGGTGAGGTCGAACTTGACCGGCTGGAGATTGTGGAAGCCAAAGCCCGTCGCCACATGGACGAGCGCCAGGATAGCTTGCGCGTGTACTTGCTCTGTGCTCGCTGTGTTCAGACGATCCGGGCATATGGGATCTCCCCCATGGTGGAGGATCCCGATGTCCTGATTGTTTGA